GTCATCGCCCGGAGGGCGACCCTGGCCGGAGCCGAAGGGGGTTGCCAGGCCGAATGCGGTGCCGCCGGCGCCATGGGCGCCGCCGCTCTGGTCTTCCTCCGGGGAGGCCGTCCCGAGGCCTCGGCTCACGGCGCCGCCCTGCTCCTCAAGTCCGTTCTGGGGCTGGTCTGCGATCCCGTGGCCGGTCTCGTCGAAGTTCCCTGCATCAAGCGCAACGGCCTGCTGACGGGACTGACCGTTCTGGCGGCCGATATGGCCCTTGCCGGAATCCGTTCCGTCATCCCCCCCGACGAAGTCGTCGACGCCATGGCCGCCGTCGGACGGGCCATGCCCGACATCTTCCGCGAGACGGCCCGGGGAGGGCTGGCGGCGACGCCGACGGGACGATCTCTGCGCAAGGCTCTCGCCGAGGAGGCTCCCAACCTGCAAGAGTAGAGGGTCTCGGGGGCCGTCGTCGCGGCGAGCCCGGCGCGGTTTACGTTAGGAGGTTCTTCTGCCATGATCGAAGAGAAGCTCTGGGCCGCGGCTCAGGCGGCCGCAGGCGACAGCATCGTCGTCGAGGTGGTCCGCGGCGTCCATTTCACGGCCGTTTTTCTGGGCAACGGCGCCGTAGGCGTGGCCTGCACCTTCGTCGCCCGAGGCGAGGGGGAGGAATGGTCGCAGCCCCTGCTGCTCCACCTTCCGCTGGAGACGGCCGAGCTCCTTCTCCTGGCCCGATCGCCCCATCTCGGGGACAGATCGATCGCCCTGGCCACGGCCAACGCCCTTCTTCAGGCCGAGGATCCTCCCTCACGGGAGGAGCTGCCTCCGCTGAAGAACGAGACGGAGATCGTCGTCGTCGGCAATGTGGGGGGGCTGGTCCGGGAACTGAAGGAAAAGGGCCATCGCCTGCGGGTTTTCGACGAAAACGACAAGAACAGCCTTCCCCTGGACATGGCCGGTCGGCGCCTGGCCGAGGCCGACCTCGTCATCCTGGCCGCCAACACCATCATCAACGGCAGCTGGACCTCCCTGCTGGCGCGGGCCCGTTCGGCCTGGATCGCCGGTCCCTGCTGCCCTCTCGTTCCCCCTCTTTTCGAGGGAACGCCCGTCAAGTGGCTCGTGGGGCGCCGCGTCACCGACGGAGAAAAATTGGGCCGTCTCCTGACCCGGGGCGGAGGGCTCGCCCAACTGGAGCCCTGCATGGAGCGCGTCGTCCTGCCCGTCTGAGCGTGACGTGATAAAATAGATCCCGAGGCTCCGGCGGCCCTTACGGCCGCCTTTTTCCGAGCCGCCAGGAGGTTGCCCTTTCAGATGACCAAAGATAGCGAACGATTGGATTTCGGCACCGTTCTCCCCCTCTCTCTGGAGGAGGAGATCAAGCACAGCTACCTCGATTACGCCATGAGCGTCATCGTCGGTCGCGCCCTCCCCGACGCCAAGGACGGCCTCAAACCCGTGCAGAGGCGGATCCTCTACGCCATGCTCGAGCTGGGGCTGCGCCACAACCAGGCCTACAAGAAGTCGGCCCGCGTCGTGGGCGAGACGATGGGCAAGTACCACCCCCACGGTGACGCGGCCATCTACGACACCATGGCCCGCATGGCCCAGGATTTCAGCATGCGCTATCCCCTCGTCGACGGCCAGGGGAACTTCGGTTCCATCGACGGCGATCCCCCCGCCGCCATGCGCTATACCGAGGCCCGGCTCACGTCGACGGGCGAGGAGATGCTCACCGACATCGACGAGGAGACCGTCGACTGGGGGCCCAACTTCGACGAGTCCCTCAAGGAACCTCGCGTCCTCCCCTCGCTGATCCCGAACCTCCTCGTCAACGGAAGTTCGGGCATCGCCGTCGGCATGGCGACCAACATCCCGCCTCATAACCTGAGCGAAGTCGTCGACGCCCTCTGCCTCGTCCTGGACAACGACGAGACGGAGCTGGGCGAGATCCTCTCCGTCCTTCCCGGTCCCGATTTTCCCACGGGGGGCGTCATCCTGGGCCGGGACGGAATCGTCGACGCCTACAGGACGGGGCGCGGGCGCGTCGTCGTCCGGGGCAAGGCGGAGGTGGAGAGCGGCAAGCGCGGAAAAGGGCGGATTCTCATCACCGAGATCCCCTACATGGTCAACAAGACCAACCTCATCGAGACCATCGCCAAGTGCGCCCAGAACAAGACCATCAACGGCGTCACCGATATCCGCGACGAATCGGACCGCAAGGGGCTGCGCATCGTCCTCGAGGTCTCCCGCGACGCCGATCCCGAGGTGACCCTCCGTCAGCTCTACAGCCGGACCCAGCTTCAGTCCACCTTCGGCGTCATCAACCTGGCCCTGGTCAACAACGAGCCGCGCGTCCTTCCCGTGAGGGAGATGCTTCGCATCTTCCTCGACCATCGGCGGTCCGTCGTGCGCAGGCGGACGGAGTACCGCCTCCGCAGGGCCCAGGAGAGGGCTCACATCGTCGAAGGCCTCGTCAAGGCTCTCGACCTCATCGATCGGGTCATCGCCCTCATCAGGGGCGCCTCCGACCCGAACGCGGCCCGGGCGGGGCTGGTGGAGGAGCTGGCCTTCTCCGAGGCTCAGGCTCAGGCCATCCTCGACATGAGGCTCCAGCGCCTCACGGGGCTCGAGCGGCGCAAGCTGGAGGAAGAGCTCGCGGGCCTTCTGGCCGAGATCGAGCGGTTCCGGGCCATCCTGGGCAACGAGGCCCTCCTCGACGGCGTCGTCAAGGAGGAGCTCCTGGAGCTCAAAAAGCGCTTCGGCGACGGCCGGCGGACGCGCATCGCCGACGACGTCGACGAGACGTTGGCCGAAGATCTCATCCCCGAGTCGGAAATCGTCGTCGTCCTCTCTCGGGATAACTTCCTCCGGCGGATGCAGCTTCAGGATTACCGCTGCCAGCTCAAGGGGGGCAAGGGCGTCAAGGGCGCTCAGCCCAAGGGGGAGGACGAGATCAGCCTCCTCTCGGTGACGACGACGCACCGCGACCTCTTCCTCTTCACGACCAGGGGCCGCGTCTTCGCCATCAAGGGCTACGTCGTTCCCGAGCCCAAGACGGGCAAGGGAAAGCACGTGGGCACCTTCATCCCCCTCGAAGAGGGAGAGCGCGTCGTGGCGCTCCGCGACAGCCATCTCGACGGGGCCAAGTTCGTCTTCTTCCTCACCGTTCAGGGCATCGCCAAGAGGATCGAAGTCGGCGAGCTCTCCAACCTGACCCGGGCGGGACGGCGCATTCTGGGTCTGGCCGAGGGAGACGAGATCGCCAGGGTCCATCTCACCTCGGGAGGCGACGAACTCATCCTCACGACGGCCCAGGGACAGGCCCTGCGCGTTGCCGAAGACGAGTTCCGCCCCCTGGGACGTCAGGCCCGCGGCGTCCGGGCCATCCGCCTCGGCGAGAGCGACTGCGTCGTCGGCTGCGACGTCGTCCGCCAGGATCAGCAGATGCTCTGCATCTCCCAGTTCGGCCTGGGCAAGAAGACGGCCTATGACCAGTTCGCCCTCCATCATCGAGGCGGTTCGGGCGTGAAGGTCATGAATCTGGGCGATCGGACGGGTCCCCTCGTCGGAAGCTGGGGCGTCCGCGACGGCGACGAGCTCCTCGTCATCTCCGGCCGGGGACGGGTCATCCGCTTCTCCGTCGACGATATCCCCAGCCTGAGCCGCATCGCCCGCGGATCGATCCTGGTCCGTCTCGACGACGACGACGCCGTTGCCGACGTCAGCGTCTTCCGCTGCGATCCCGAAGAGGACTAGCTCTCCATGAAGATCGCTCCCGACGGGAAGAGGAGCGTGGCCGTCGCCTTCCTGGTCACCCTCCTTGCCGTTCCTCTTTTTCCCCCCCTCGCCTGGGCCACGTCGCTGGCAACCCTCGGCCTCCTCTGGTTCTACCGGGATCCCGACAGGAAGGCCCCGGAGGACGACAGGCGATGGGTCAGCCCCGCCGACGGCAAGGTCGTCGAGATCTTCGAGGCCCGACATCCCTACGTGGGGAAGGCCCTCAAGGTGGGGATCTTCATGTCGCCTCTCGACGTCCACGTCAACAGGGCCCCTGCGGCGGGAGTCGTCGAGTTTCTCGATTACGTGCCGGGCAGGAAGCTCATGGCCTTCAACGAAAAGGCCTCGGAGGAGAACGAACGCTTCTACGTCGGCCTGAGGACCGAAGAGGGGCCTCTGCTCCTCGTCCAGGTCGCCGGCTTCCTGGCTCGACGCATCGTCTGCCGCCTCCGCCGTGGAGACCCTTTGACAGGAGGCGAGCGATACGGGATGATTAAGCTCGGCTCGAAAGTCGATGTCTACCTTCCGGCCTCCGTCCGTCCCGTCGTCGTCGTGGGACAGAGAGTGAGAGCCGGGGAGACCGTGATCGGAGTTGTTGAAAAGTGAAAAAATCGAAGCGCAGGACTCTTTCGTTCAGGCAGATCATTCCCAACATGATCACCAGCGGCAACATCCTCTGCGGCATGCTCGCCCTCGTCCTGGTCTTCCACGGCAAGGTCAGTCACGCCGCCTGGCTCGTCTTCATGGCCGTCTTCTTCGACTTCATGGACGGCAAGGTGGCCCGCAGCATCGGAGGCAGCAGCGCCTTCGGCGTCGAACTGGACAGCCTCGCCGACGTCGTCAGCTTCGGCGTCGCCCCGGCCCTCATCTTCTACTCGGCCTATCTCCAGGGCTGGAAGGGCGTCACCGGCGCTCTCGTCGCGGCCTTCTTCGCCCTCTGCGGCGCCCTGCGGCTGGCCCGTTTCAACGTCCACCACGTCGACGGCGCCTTCCAGGGATTCCCCATCCCTGCGGCGGGCCTCTTCCTCGCCTCCGTCGTCATGGCCGGCTGGCGCCTCCCCGCCTCTCTGGCCGCTCCCGTTGCCCTGTCCGTGGGGCTTCTCATGGTCTCCAGCGTGCCTTTTGGCAACCTCAAGAAGCTGCGCAAGGGGAACGTGAACCACTACAAGGCGATCTTTCTCTTCGGATTCGTCTTCTCCCTCTTCGTCCTTCTCCGCGGCGCCGCGCCGCTGGCAGCCATCTCCGTCTATCTCGCCAGCGGTTTCCTCCGCTTCGACTGGGCCGACTGGCTCTCTCTCGTCCCCGAGCCCGTCGAAGGGGATTGACGCGAAAAGAGCCGCCTGCCTCAAGGCAGGCGGCTCTTTTCGCGCGCCGAAGGGGGAACCCTTCCGGCCCCCCTCGTCACGGGAGGGGGGCCGAGGGACTCATTCCCGGCGGAGCCTTTCCAGGCGGGGGACGAGGAGGTAACAGGCGACGACGGTCAGAAGCAGGTTGGGGACCATGAAGGAACCGTTGTAGCCGATGGAGTAGAGCCAGACGTTGGTTCCCTCCGGGGCGTAGCTGCCGAAAAAGAGGGCGCCCGAGAGGACGTGACAGCCGAAGCGGGCCAGGCTTCCAAGGAAGGCCCCGGCCCAGAGGGGGCGCGGTGCCAGGGCGGCCAGGCCGAGGGAGGCGAAGGCCAGGGGGTAGTCGAGAAGGGCCTGGGCGGGGTGGACGACGTAGCCTCCGAGAAGGAGCTGGATCAGGCCTGCGGCGCTTCCCGCGACGAGACCTCCCCTCCATCCCCGCCGAAGGGCGAAGACGATGAGGGGGACGTTTTCGAGGGTGATGGAGCCTCCCTGAGGCATGTTCCAGATCTTGAGGTAGGAAAGAGCCACGGCGAGAGCGGTCGCCAGTGCCCCTTCGACGAGGGTGCGGGTACTGAGTCTCATCGTTTCCGATCCGTCCTTTCTTCTCCGCGAGCCGGAGGAGAGCACAAAAAAACCCCCAGCGACGCGCTGGAGGGAGACGGGCCTCGGAAGATAAGGGCACCTCCCCGTCCAGCATGACCTGGTCAGGTCCCAGGAGTCGGGGCGAAGGCCCCCTCTCAGCCGCCAAGCGGCTCCCCCGGTGCTCTCTTGCAGGGCTTTTATACCGCTGCGTGAGCCTCTTGTCAAAGAGGGATCGGAGGTTTTTGACAGGACGTGAGGGTGGAACTACTCTAGACGGGAATCGGGTTTTCTCATCGGCGGCCAGCCGAGGCCGCAAGGAGGAGGGAAAAGCATGTACGAGGCCATTCCAGTCAAGAAAGACATCTTCTGGGTCGGAGCCAACGACCACGAGACGGACCTTTTCGAGTCCCTCTGGCCCCTTCCCCGGGGCGTCTCCTATAACGCCTATCTCGTCGTGGGGGAGAAGACGGCCCTCATCGACACCGTCAAAAGTTCTTCAATGAACGTTCTCATCGACAAGATCGAGGCCGTCATCGGCAAACGCCCCCTCGACTATCTCGTCGTCAACCACATGGAGCCCGATCATTCGGGATCGATGAAGGTCCTCAAGGCCATCTATCCCGAGCTGAAGATCGTCGGAAACGCCCAGACGAAGGGGATGTTCGAGAGCTTCTACGCCCTCACCGACGACATCGTCGTCGTCAAGGAGGGCGATGTCCTCGATCTGGGTGGCCACCAGCTCCGCTTCCACATGATCCCCATGGTCCACTGGCCGGAGACGATGGTCGCCTATGACCTGGAGTCGAAGGTCCTTTTCACCTGCGACGCCTTCGGCGGGTTCGGAACCCTCGACGGCGGCATCTTCGAC
The DNA window shown above is from Aminithiophilus ramosus and carries:
- a CDS encoding Rossmann-like domain-containing protein, yielding MIEEKLWAAAQAAAGDSIVVEVVRGVHFTAVFLGNGAVGVACTFVARGEGEEWSQPLLLHLPLETAELLLLARSPHLGDRSIALATANALLQAEDPPSREELPPLKNETEIVVVGNVGGLVRELKEKGHRLRVFDENDKNSLPLDMAGRRLAEADLVILAANTIINGSWTSLLARARSAWIAGPCCPLVPPLFEGTPVKWLVGRRVTDGEKLGRLLTRGGGLAQLEPCMERVVLPV
- a CDS encoding phosphatidylserine decarboxylase, with the translated sequence MKIAPDGKRSVAVAFLVTLLAVPLFPPLAWATSLATLGLLWFYRDPDRKAPEDDRRWVSPADGKVVEIFEARHPYVGKALKVGIFMSPLDVHVNRAPAAGVVEFLDYVPGRKLMAFNEKASEENERFYVGLRTEEGPLLLVQVAGFLARRIVCRLRRGDPLTGGERYGMIKLGSKVDVYLPASVRPVVVVGQRVRAGETVIGVVEK
- the thiT gene encoding energy-coupled thiamine transporter ThiT; translated protein: MRLSTRTLVEGALATALAVALSYLKIWNMPQGGSITLENVPLIVFALRRGWRGGLVAGSAAGLIQLLLGGYVVHPAQALLDYPLAFASLGLAALAPRPLWAGAFLGSLARFGCHVLSGALFFGSYAPEGTNVWLYSIGYNGSFMVPNLLLTVVACYLLVPRLERLRRE
- the gyrA gene encoding DNA gyrase subunit A, which produces MTKDSERLDFGTVLPLSLEEEIKHSYLDYAMSVIVGRALPDAKDGLKPVQRRILYAMLELGLRHNQAYKKSARVVGETMGKYHPHGDAAIYDTMARMAQDFSMRYPLVDGQGNFGSIDGDPPAAMRYTEARLTSTGEEMLTDIDEETVDWGPNFDESLKEPRVLPSLIPNLLVNGSSGIAVGMATNIPPHNLSEVVDALCLVLDNDETELGEILSVLPGPDFPTGGVILGRDGIVDAYRTGRGRVVVRGKAEVESGKRGKGRILITEIPYMVNKTNLIETIAKCAQNKTINGVTDIRDESDRKGLRIVLEVSRDADPEVTLRQLYSRTQLQSTFGVINLALVNNEPRVLPVREMLRIFLDHRRSVVRRRTEYRLRRAQERAHIVEGLVKALDLIDRVIALIRGASDPNAARAGLVEELAFSEAQAQAILDMRLQRLTGLERRKLEEELAGLLAEIERFRAILGNEALLDGVVKEELLELKKRFGDGRRTRIADDVDETLAEDLIPESEIVVVLSRDNFLRRMQLQDYRCQLKGGKGVKGAQPKGEDEISLLSVTTTHRDLFLFTTRGRVFAIKGYVVPEPKTGKGKHVGTFIPLEEGERVVALRDSHLDGAKFVFFLTVQGIAKRIEVGELSNLTRAGRRILGLAEGDEIARVHLTSGGDELILTTAQGQALRVAEDEFRPLGRQARGVRAIRLGESDCVVGCDVVRQDQQMLCISQFGLGKKTAYDQFALHHRGGSGVKVMNLGDRTGPLVGSWGVRDGDELLVISGRGRVIRFSVDDIPSLSRIARGSILVRLDDDDAVADVSVFRCDPEED
- the pssA gene encoding CDP-diacylglycerol--serine O-phosphatidyltransferase encodes the protein MKKSKRRTLSFRQIIPNMITSGNILCGMLALVLVFHGKVSHAAWLVFMAVFFDFMDGKVARSIGGSSAFGVELDSLADVVSFGVAPALIFYSAYLQGWKGVTGALVAAFFALCGALRLARFNVHHVDGAFQGFPIPAAGLFLASVVMAGWRLPASLAAPVALSVGLLMVSSVPFGNLKKLRKGNVNHYKAIFLFGFVFSLFVLLRGAAPLAAISVYLASGFLRFDWADWLSLVPEPVEGD
- the sdaAA gene encoding L-serine ammonia-lyase, iron-sulfur-dependent, subunit alpha → MRSFAEMLARSGELGLDETVLLLEEESSGVARRQLLDAMTSRLDAMARSVREAGSAPCRARFVADDALTMRGYEGGLSGPFTLRACQIALSVAAYNASMGRIVAAPTAGSCGILPGLLFAYDEIFGPPRERLVGALVVAAGVGEVIARRATLAGAEGGCQAECGAAGAMGAAALVFLRGGRPEASAHGAALLLKSVLGLVCDPVAGLVEVPCIKRNGLLTGLTVLAADMALAGIRSVIPPDEVVDAMAAVGRAMPDIFRETARGGLAATPTGRSLRKALAEEAPNLQE